In the genome of Streptococcus oralis, one region contains:
- a CDS encoding GH92 family glycosyl hydrolase — MKPLLETIDTRFGTASKHAFSRGNTLPYTGVPFGMNYFVPQTSDQEGAWFFDPHLPIFQGIRLTHQPSPWIGDYSWLLLTPVIGQLGGDSLFHRQSSYDMDKASFQPHYLKISSLRYQIESQLTPTCYGASIRLEQKQGKALALYLHAADELTVKQVDKRTLSLRQEGKTETNKNLLTMFTALQMNTDILAVSQEGGDWRIDLTDSHAEIQLATSFISPSQALLNLPQKDFDSCKANAQADWENLLHRFDILETGEADRTFFDHCLYRLFLFPQTFYEVNESGQAIHMDLTTSTVKPGVLFSNNGFWDTFRTTFPLFALLIPEHYRLFLKGFLNSYRDTGFLPKWLAPDERGMMPGTLLDGIIADSTCKDMAPDLEEELLQAMLETATKSDPLGINGRHGLAQYQELGYLSTDHHESVSHTLDYAYSNFCIASCAEKLGQNDIAETYRTSSQNYRHLFDAETGYMRARDSQGNFRPDFSPYGWGRDYAECSAIQATLGVLHDIPGLIQLMGGKEAFSHYLLKACQDAPLFETTGYGYEIHEMSEMATAPFGQIAISNQPSFHIPYLFRYSDYPDYTALLIKTLRQKAFHPSWQAYPGDEDNGSLSAWYIWSALGFYPTCPGKPSYDIGIPLFDRLRIYLAKENKWLDIHAEQNYNHFNFVKECRLDKSPVSSIQHQDLLKAEQLTFTLSWLPSHS, encoded by the coding sequence ATGAAACCACTACTTGAAACCATTGATACCCGCTTTGGGACTGCTAGCAAGCATGCCTTTTCTCGGGGAAATACCCTGCCCTACACAGGCGTCCCTTTCGGGATGAATTATTTTGTTCCCCAGACCAGCGATCAGGAGGGTGCTTGGTTTTTCGATCCGCATCTGCCCATCTTTCAGGGAATTCGATTAACCCACCAGCCCAGTCCTTGGATTGGGGACTATTCTTGGCTACTTTTGACACCTGTCATAGGCCAGCTAGGTGGAGACAGTCTCTTTCACCGCCAGTCTTCCTATGATATGGATAAGGCCTCTTTCCAACCTCATTATCTGAAGATTTCCTCCCTGCGCTATCAGATTGAAAGCCAACTGACACCGACTTGCTATGGCGCTTCTATTCGTTTGGAGCAAAAGCAAGGCAAAGCCCTCGCCCTCTATCTTCACGCAGCAGATGAACTGACAGTCAAGCAAGTAGATAAGCGAACTCTTTCCCTACGACAAGAAGGGAAAACTGAGACTAACAAAAATCTACTAACTATGTTCACTGCTCTACAAATGAATACGGATATTCTTGCTGTCAGCCAAGAAGGTGGAGACTGGCGAATTGACCTGACAGATAGTCATGCTGAAATCCAGCTAGCAACTTCTTTCATATCGCCTTCTCAAGCTCTGCTTAATCTACCTCAAAAGGACTTTGACAGCTGTAAAGCAAATGCCCAAGCAGACTGGGAAAATCTCCTCCATCGTTTTGACATACTAGAGACAGGAGAGGCTGACCGGACCTTCTTTGACCACTGCCTCTACAGACTCTTCCTCTTCCCGCAGACTTTTTATGAAGTGAACGAGTCAGGGCAAGCCATCCATATGGACCTGACTACTAGTACTGTCAAGCCTGGTGTCCTCTTTAGCAACAATGGTTTCTGGGATACCTTCCGCACCACCTTCCCCCTTTTTGCCCTTCTTATACCGGAACACTATCGTCTCTTTTTAAAAGGCTTTCTCAATAGCTACCGCGATACTGGTTTCCTGCCAAAATGGCTGGCCCCAGATGAACGTGGCATGATGCCTGGTACCCTGCTAGATGGCATTATCGCAGACAGCACCTGCAAGGACATGGCCCCCGACCTAGAAGAAGAACTCCTCCAAGCCATGCTTGAAACAGCCACCAAGTCTGACCCTCTCGGCATCAATGGTCGTCACGGACTAGCCCAATACCAAGAGCTTGGCTACCTCTCTACCGACCACCACGAAAGCGTCAGCCATACCCTAGACTATGCCTATAGCAACTTTTGTATCGCTAGCTGTGCCGAAAAGCTTGGTCAGAATGACATCGCGGAAACTTATAGAACTTCGTCACAAAATTACCGCCATCTATTTGACGCTGAGACAGGTTACATGCGTGCGCGAGATAGCCAAGGAAACTTCCGCCCTGACTTCTCTCCTTATGGTTGGGGACGCGACTACGCCGAATGCTCTGCCATTCAAGCGACTTTAGGCGTCTTACATGACATCCCAGGTTTAATCCAACTTATGGGTGGAAAAGAAGCCTTTAGCCACTATCTTTTGAAAGCCTGTCAGGACGCTCCTCTCTTTGAAACCACCGGCTATGGTTACGAGATTCATGAAATGAGCGAGATGGCTACCGCTCCTTTTGGGCAAATCGCCATTTCCAACCAGCCTAGCTTCCACATTCCCTATCTCTTCCGCTACAGCGACTACCCTGACTATACCGCTCTTCTTATCAAGACGCTCCGTCAGAAAGCCTTTCACCCAAGCTGGCAAGCCTATCCTGGCGATGAAGACAATGGTAGTCTCTCTGCTTGGTACATCTGGTCGGCTCTCGGATTCTATCCGACCTGTCCGGGCAAGCCCAGCTACGATATCGGAATCCCTCTCTTTGACCGCCTCCGTATCTACCTGGCTAAGGAAAATAAATGGCTGGATATCCATGCCGAGCAAAACTACAACCACTTCAACTTTGTCAAAGAATGCCGATTGGACAAGTCCCCAGTATCTAGCATCCAACACCAAGACCTCTTGAAAGCTGAGCAACTGACCTTCACTCTCAGCTGGTTGCCAAGTCACTCATAA
- a CDS encoding alpha-L-fucosidase produces MTKIKPHGPLPSQAQLDYLEDELAAFIHFGPNTFYDQEWGSGQEDPMRFNPTKLDAREWVRVLKETGFKKLILVVKHHDGFVLYPTAHTDYSVKASPWRDGKGDLLLEVSQAATEFDMDLGVYLSPWDAHSSLYHVDREADYNAYYLAQLKEILSNPAYGNVGKFTEVWMDGARGEGVQQVNYEFETWFETIRDLQGDCLIFSTEETSIRWIGNERGYAGDPLWQKVKPDQLGTEAELDYLQHGDPLGTLFSIGEADVSLRPGWFYHEDQDPKSLEELVEIYFHSVGRGTPLLLNIPPDQDGLFDEKDIRRLYEFAAYRDTLYREDLALRAKVSGPALSPDFACHHLTDGLEASSWASDAELPIQLELDLGSPKTFDVIELREDLKLGQRIAAFHVQVELDGVWQEFGSGYTVGYKRLLRGSVVEAQKIRVTITEAQALPLLTKISLYKTPTLLRKEAIQQLEFSEKSLAVTKGENVHFTVKRIESSSPLEAKISIQPRTGVHGVAYRDEIQVLAFQVGETEKKLTLPTLYFAGDKSLDFYLNLTVDGQLVDQLQVQVS; encoded by the coding sequence ATGACGAAAATAAAACCGCATGGACCATTACCAAGCCAGGCCCAGCTGGATTATTTAGAGGATGAACTAGCTGCCTTTATCCATTTTGGTCCCAATACCTTTTATGACCAGGAATGGGGAAGTGGGCAAGAGGATCCTATGCGTTTTAACCCGACCAAGTTGGATGCGCGTGAATGGGTTCGGGTACTCAAAGAAACGGGTTTTAAAAAACTGATTTTAGTGGTCAAGCACCACGATGGTTTTGTCCTCTACCCGACAGCACATACAGATTATTCGGTCAAGGCTAGCCCTTGGAGGGATGGAAAGGGGGACTTGCTCCTTGAGGTTTCCCAAGCTGCGACTGAGTTTGACATGGATTTGGGAGTGTATTTGTCTCCTTGGGATGCTCACAGTTCCCTCTATCACGTGGACCGAGAAGCGGACTACAATGCCTACTATCTGGCTCAATTGAAGGAAATTTTGTCAAATCCTGCCTATGGGAATGTCGGTAAGTTCACTGAGGTGTGGATGGATGGTGCTCGAGGGGAAGGGGTCCAGCAAGTCAACTATGAGTTTGAGACTTGGTTTGAAACCATTCGTGACTTGCAGGGCGATTGTTTGATTTTCTCAACTGAAGAGACCAGTATTCGCTGGATTGGAAATGAACGAGGCTACGCAGGGGATCCCTTGTGGCAAAAAGTCAAGCCAGACCAGTTGGGGACAGAGGCGGAATTAGATTATCTACAGCACGGAGACCCCTTGGGAACGCTGTTTTCAATCGGTGAGGCAGATGTTTCTCTTCGGCCGGGCTGGTTTTACCATGAGGATCAGGACCCGAAGTCTCTCGAGGAGTTGGTAGAGATTTATTTTCACTCGGTAGGGCGGGGAACTCCACTCTTGCTTAATATCCCACCGGATCAAGACGGCCTCTTTGACGAAAAGGATATCCGGCGACTGTATGAATTTGCTGCCTACCGTGACACACTCTATAGGGAAGATTTAGCTCTGAGAGCCAAGGTATCTGGCCCTGCTCTATCACCAGACTTTGCTTGTCATCATCTGACAGATGGACTGGAGGCTAGTTCTTGGGCAAGTGATGCAGAGTTGCCAATCCAATTAGAGCTCGATTTAGGATCTCCTAAAACTTTTGATGTGATTGAGTTAAGAGAAGATTTGAAGTTGGGGCAACGCATCGCTGCTTTTCATGTTCAGGTAGAGTTGGATGGTGTCTGGCAGGAGTTTGGGTCTGGTTATACTGTTGGCTACAAACGTCTCTTACGAGGATCAGTCGTTGAGGCTCAGAAGATACGCGTGACCATTACAGAGGCACAGGCTTTGCCTTTGTTGACCAAGATTTCACTCTATAAAACACCTACCTTATTGAGAAAAGAAGCTATTCAGCAACTAGAGTTTTCAGAAAAAAGTCTAGCTGTGACCAAGGGAGAAAATGTCCACTTTACAGTGAAGCGCATAGAATCTAGCAGTCCTTTAGAAGCTAAGATTTCGATTCAACCAAGGACGGGTGTGCATGGTGTCGCTTATCGGGACGAGATTCAAGTCCTTGCGTTTCAAGTTGGCGAGACTGAAAAAAAGCTAACGCTACCAACCTTGTATTTTGCAGGAGATAAAAGCTTAGATTTTTATCTGAATCTGACGGTAGATGGGCAGCTGGTTGACCAGCTTCAGGTCCAAGTTTCATAA
- the arcA gene encoding arginine deiminase: protein MSSHPIQVFSEIGKLKKVMLHRPGKELENLLPDYLERLLFDDIPFLEDAQKEHDAFAQALRDEGIEVLYLEQLAAESLTSPEIRDQFIEEYLDEANIRGRQTKAAIRELLHGIKDNQELVEKTMAGVQKVELPEIPEEAKGLTDLVESDYPFAIDPMPNLYFTRDPFATIGNAVSLNHMYADTRNRETLYGKYIFKHHPIYGGKVELVYNREEDTRIEGGDELVLSKDVLAVGISQRTDAASIEKLLVNIFKKNVGFKKVLAFEFANNRKFMHLDTVFTMVDYDKFTIHPEIEGDLRVYSVTYENEKLKIVEEKGDLAELLAKNLGVEKVHLIRCGGGNIVAAAREQWNDGSNTLTIAPGVVVVYARNTITNKILEEYGLRLIKIRGSELVRGRGGPRCMSMPFEREEV, encoded by the coding sequence ATGTCTTCACATCCAATTCAGGTATTCTCAGAAATTGGGAAACTGAAAAAAGTTATGTTGCACCGTCCAGGCAAAGAGTTGGAAAACTTGTTGCCGGACTATCTCGAAAGGCTTCTTTTTGATGACATTCCATTCTTGGAAGATGCTCAAAAAGAACATGACGCATTTGCTCAAGCTCTTCGTGATGAAGGAATTGAGGTCCTTTACCTAGAGCAATTGGCTGCTGAATCATTGACTTCCCCAGAAATCCGCGATCAATTTATCGAGGAATATTTAGACGAAGCCAACATCCGTGGTCGTCAAACCAAGGCGGCTATTCGTGAATTGCTTCACGGTATCAAGGACAACCAAGAATTGGTTGAAAAAACTATGGCAGGGGTTCAAAAAGTTGAATTGCCAGAAATTCCTGAAGAAGCAAAAGGCTTAACTGACTTGGTTGAGTCAGACTATCCATTTGCTATCGACCCAATGCCAAACCTCTACTTCACTCGCGACCCATTTGCAACTATTGGTAATGCCGTATCGCTTAACCACATGTATGCAGATACTCGTAACCGTGAAACTCTTTATGGTAAATACATTTTCAAACACCATCCAATCTATGGTGGAAAAGTAGAATTAGTCTACAACCGTGAAGAAGATACACGTATTGAAGGTGGAGACGAACTCGTTCTTTCTAAAGACGTTCTTGCAGTAGGTATCTCTCAACGTACAGATGCAGCTTCGATTGAAAAACTCTTGGTGAACATCTTCAAGAAAAATGTTGGCTTCAAGAAAGTATTGGCATTTGAATTTGCTAACAACCGTAAATTCATGCACTTGGATACTGTCTTCACCATGGTTGACTACGACAAGTTCACAATTCACCCAGAAATCGAAGGCGATCTTCGTGTGTACTCTGTCACTTATGAAAATGAAAAACTCAAGATTGTTGAAGAAAAAGGTGACTTAGCTGAACTTCTTGCAAAGAACCTCGGCGTAGAAAAAGTTCATTTGATCCGTTGCGGTGGTGGCAATATCGTAGCAGCTGCGCGTGAACAATGGAATGATGGCTCCAACACTTTGACAATCGCACCTGGTGTAGTAGTCGTTTATGCCCGCAATACCATTACCAATAAGATCCTAGAAGAATACGGGCTTCGCTTGATTAAGATTCGCGGAAGCGAATTGGTTCGGGGCCGTGGTGGACCTCGTTGTATGTCTATGCCATTTGAACGTGAAGAAGTATAA
- the argF gene encoding ornithine carbamoyltransferase, translated as MTHSVFQGRSFLAEKDFTRAELEYLIGLSAHLKDLKKRNIQHHYLAGKNIALLFEKTSTRTRAAFTTAAIDLGAHPEYLGANDIQLGKKESTEDTAKVLGRMFDGIEFRGFSQRMVEELAEFSGVPVWNGLTDEWHPTQMLADYLTVQENFGRLEGLTLVYCGDGRNNVANSLLVTGAILGVNVHIFSPKELFPEKEIVELAEGFAKESGAHILITEDADEAVKGADVLYTDVWVSMGEEDKFAERVALLKPYQVNMDLVKKAGNENLIFLHCLPAFHDTHTVYGKDVAEKFGVEEMEVTDEVFRSKYARHFDQAENRMHTIKAVMAATLGNLYIPKV; from the coding sequence ATGACACATTCAGTATTCCAAGGACGCAGCTTCTTAGCAGAAAAAGACTTTACCCGCGCAGAGTTAGAATACCTTATTGGTCTTTCAGCTCACTTGAAAGATTTGAAAAAACGCAATATCCAACACCACTACCTTGCTGGTAAAAATATCGCCCTCCTGTTTGAAAAAACTTCTACTCGTACACGTGCAGCCTTTACAACTGCAGCTATTGACCTTGGTGCTCATCCAGAATACCTCGGAGCAAATGACATTCAGTTAGGTAAAAAAGAATCTACTGAAGATACTGCTAAAGTATTGGGACGCATGTTTGACGGGATTGAATTCCGCGGTTTCAGCCAACGTATGGTTGAAGAATTGGCAGAATTCTCAGGTGTTCCAGTATGGAATGGTCTAACTGACGAATGGCACCCAACTCAAATGCTCGCTGACTACTTGACTGTTCAAGAAAACTTCGGTCGCTTGGAAGGCTTGACATTGGTATACTGTGGTGATGGACGTAACAACGTTGCCAACAGCTTGCTCGTAACAGGTGCTATCCTTGGTGTTAACGTTCACATCTTCTCACCAAAAGAACTCTTCCCAGAAAAAGAAATCGTTGAATTGGCTGAAGGCTTTGCTAAAGAAAGTGGCGCACACATCCTTATCACCGAAGATGCAGACGAAGCTGTCAAAGGTGCAGATGTACTTTACACAGACGTTTGGGTATCTATGGGTGAAGAGGACAAATTCGCAGAACGCGTTGCACTTTTGAAACCTTACCAAGTCAATATGGACTTAGTGAAAAAAGCAGGCAACGAAAACTTGATCTTCTTGCACTGTTTACCAGCATTCCACGACACTCACACTGTTTATGGTAAAGATGTTGCTGAAAAATTTGGCGTAGAAGAAATGGAAGTAACAGACGAAGTCTTCCGCAGCAAGTATGCTCGTCACTTTGACCAAGCAGAAAACCGTATGCACACTATCAAAGCTGTTATGGCTGCTACTCTTGGAAATCTCTACATTCCTAAAGTATAA
- the arcC gene encoding carbamate kinase, which yields MSHRKIVVALGGNAILSTDPSAQAQQAALVETARHLVKLIQNGDELIITHGNGPQVGNLLLQHLMADSEKNPAFPLDSLVAMTEGSIGFWLQCALDNALLDVGLDKNVTSVVTQVIVDKEDPAFINPTKPIGPFYSEEDAKAESEKTGATFKEDAGRGWRKVVASPKPIDIKEINSIRTLLDNGQVVIAAGGGGIPVVKNENGYLSGVEAVIDKDFASQRLAELVEADLFIVLTGVDYVYVNYNKPDQEKLEHVTVSQLKEYIKQGQFAPGSMLPKVEAAIDFVTNRPEGKAVITSLSNLGALIESESGTIIVKD from the coding sequence ATGTCTCATAGAAAAATCGTCGTTGCTTTAGGCGGAAATGCCATCCTCTCCACTGACCCATCTGCCCAAGCTCAACAAGCTGCTCTGGTAGAAACAGCTCGTCATCTGGTCAAGTTGATTCAAAACGGAGATGAACTGATCATCACTCACGGAAATGGTCCTCAGGTGGGTAATCTCTTGCTTCAACACTTGATGGCAGATTCGGAAAAAAACCCTGCCTTCCCCCTTGATTCTTTGGTTGCCATGACCGAGGGTAGTATCGGTTTTTGGCTACAATGTGCTCTTGATAACGCATTGCTTGATGTAGGACTCGATAAAAATGTCACTTCTGTTGTTACCCAAGTTATAGTAGACAAAGAAGACCCTGCCTTTATCAATCCAACCAAACCAATCGGTCCATTCTACTCAGAAGAGGATGCCAAAGCTGAGAGCGAAAAAACAGGAGCAACCTTCAAAGAAGATGCTGGTCGTGGCTGGCGTAAAGTAGTAGCTTCACCAAAACCAATCGACATCAAAGAAATCAACAGCATCCGCACCTTGCTCGATAATGGTCAAGTTGTCATCGCAGCAGGTGGAGGAGGTATCCCTGTTGTCAAAAATGAAAACGGTTACTTAAGTGGAGTCGAAGCCGTTATTGATAAAGACTTTGCGTCTCAACGACTAGCAGAACTCGTTGAAGCTGACCTCTTTATCGTCCTTACTGGCGTAGACTATGTCTATGTAAACTACAATAAACCAGACCAAGAAAAACTGGAACACGTTACCGTTAGCCAACTAAAAGAATACATCAAACAAGGACAATTCGCACCGGGTAGCATGCTACCAAAAGTCGAAGCTGCTATCGATTTTGTAACCAACCGCCCAGAAGGCAAGGCTGTTATCACTTCCCTCAGCAATCTAGGCGCCTTGATCGAGTCCGAAAGCGGAACAATTATTGTTAAAGACTAG
- a CDS encoding YfcC family protein — translation MSEKTKKRFQMPSSYTVLIIIIAIMAILTWIIPAGKYDTNEAGGLIAGTYQTVDSNPQGIYDILMAPIRAMLGHEPTKAAIDVAFFILMVGGFLGVVNATGTLDVGIASIVKKYKGREKMLILILMPLFALGGTTYGMGEETMAFYPLLVPVMMAVGFDSITAVAIILLGSQVGCLASTLNPFATVIASDTAGVSSMDGVILRIIFWFVMTGISTYFVYRYAEKIQKDPTKSLVYSQREEDLKHFNVTDNENAPSVLNKKQKHVLALFILTFIIMIASFIPWVDLHITLFEDFKNWLIGLPVIGGAIGSSALPFGSWYFPEGAMLFAVMGILIGVVYGLKESKIISTFMAGAADLLTVALICAVARGIQVIMNDGMITATILHWGEVGLQGLSSQVFIVLTYLFYLPMSFLIPSSSGLASATMGIMAPLGEFVNVKPSLIITAYQSASGVLNLVAPTSGIVMGALALGRISLGTWWKFVTKLIVVIVIVSILLLILGTFLPFL, via the coding sequence ATGAGTGAAAAAACAAAAAAAAGGTTCCAAATGCCTTCATCTTACACTGTTTTGATCATTATTATTGCTATCATGGCAATCTTGACTTGGATCATTCCAGCAGGTAAGTATGACACGAACGAAGCAGGTGGCCTCATTGCAGGTACCTATCAAACTGTTGACTCTAATCCCCAAGGGATTTACGATATTCTAATGGCTCCGATTCGGGCGATGCTCGGTCACGAACCAACTAAAGCCGCTATTGACGTAGCCTTCTTCATCCTCATGGTTGGAGGATTTCTAGGTGTCGTCAATGCGACAGGCACATTAGATGTTGGTATTGCCTCTATTGTTAAGAAATACAAAGGACGCGAAAAAATGCTGATCCTCATCCTCATGCCCCTCTTTGCACTTGGAGGAACAACTTATGGTATGGGTGAAGAAACCATGGCATTTTATCCACTCCTTGTTCCTGTTATGATGGCTGTTGGTTTTGATAGCATTACTGCCGTTGCCATCATTCTACTAGGTTCCCAAGTTGGCTGTCTTGCCTCTACTCTCAATCCTTTTGCTACTGTTATCGCTTCTGATACCGCAGGTGTGTCATCTATGGACGGGGTTATCCTTCGTATCATCTTCTGGTTTGTTATGACGGGTATTAGTACTTACTTTGTCTACCGCTATGCAGAAAAGATTCAAAAGGATCCCACAAAATCACTTGTCTACTCTCAACGTGAAGAAGACCTTAAACACTTCAATGTCACTGATAACGAAAATGCTCCATCTGTCTTGAACAAGAAACAAAAACATGTTCTTGCCTTGTTCATCTTGACTTTCATCATCATGATCGCCAGCTTTATCCCTTGGGTAGACTTGCACATCACTCTATTTGAAGACTTCAAGAATTGGTTGATTGGTCTTCCTGTTATCGGTGGAGCTATCGGTTCATCTGCTCTACCATTCGGTAGCTGGTACTTCCCAGAAGGGGCGATGCTCTTTGCTGTGATGGGTATTCTTATTGGTGTTGTTTACGGTCTCAAGGAAAGCAAGATTATCTCTACCTTTATGGCTGGTGCAGCAGATCTTCTCACCGTAGCCTTGATTTGTGCAGTAGCTCGTGGTATCCAAGTTATCATGAACGACGGTATGATTACTGCAACTATTCTACACTGGGGTGAAGTCGGACTTCAAGGTCTCTCTTCTCAGGTCTTCATCGTTTTGACCTACCTCTTCTACCTTCCTATGTCATTCCTTATCCCATCTTCATCTGGACTTGCTAGTGCTACAATGGGAATCATGGCACCACTTGGTGAGTTCGTTAACGTAAAACCTAGTCTCATCATCACTGCCTATCAATCTGCATCTGGTGTACTAAACCTTGTCGCTCCAACTTCTGGTATCGTTATGGGGGCTCTCGCGCTCGGCCGTATCAGTCTAGGAACTTGGTGGAAATTTGTTACTAAACTCATTGTCGTTATTGTCATTGTGAGCATACTTCTTCTTATCCTAGGTACCTTCCTACCATTCCTTTAG
- a CDS encoding dipeptidase has protein sequence MNSYITDSIKQSFLQSLKTLISYPSVLKEGENGTPFGQAIQDVLEKTLEICRELGFKTYIDPKGYYGYAEVGEGELLAILCHLDVVPAGDLSDWQSPPFEATIREGKLYGRGAQDDKGPSLAALYAVKSLLDQGIQFKKRVRFIFGTDEETLWRCMARYNALEEQASMGFAPDSSFPLTYAEKGLLQVKLHGSGSDLLKLDVGGAFNVVPDKASYQGPLYEAVCRGLKEANFDHQTTEQTVTVLGVPKHAKDASQGVNAVIRLASLLAPLQPHPALHFIADKAGQDGRGLGIFGEVTDEPSGSLSFNVAGLTINPDRSEIRIDIRIPVLADKEKLVAQLTQCAKDYQLDYQEFDYLAPLYVARDSQLVTTLMQVYQEKTGDKTPPLSSGGATFARTMPNCVAFGALFPGAQQTEHQANEAAVLDDLYHAMDIYAEAVYRLTT, from the coding sequence ATGAATTCATATATCACCGACTCCATTAAACAGAGCTTTTTACAGAGTTTAAAGACTCTTATCTCCTACCCATCTGTTCTCAAAGAAGGAGAAAATGGCACACCTTTTGGACAAGCTATTCAAGACGTTCTAGAAAAGACGCTAGAAATCTGCCGTGAACTTGGCTTTAAAACTTATATTGATCCCAAGGGCTATTATGGTTATGCAGAGGTTGGTGAGGGAGAACTTCTTGCCATCCTCTGTCACTTGGATGTTGTGCCTGCAGGAGATTTGTCAGATTGGCAATCTCCTCCATTTGAAGCAACTATCAGAGAAGGAAAACTCTATGGACGAGGGGCACAAGACGACAAAGGTCCTTCACTGGCAGCTCTCTACGCAGTGAAAAGCTTGCTTGACCAAGGCATCCAATTTAAGAAGCGCGTGCGTTTTATCTTTGGTACGGATGAAGAAACTCTTTGGAGATGTATGGCACGCTACAACGCCCTCGAAGAACAAGCCAGCATGGGATTTGCACCGGATTCGTCATTTCCTTTGACATACGCTGAAAAGGGGCTCCTTCAAGTCAAGCTTCATGGTTCCGGCTCTGATCTTCTCAAGCTCGATGTCGGAGGTGCCTTTAATGTCGTACCAGATAAGGCAAGTTACCAAGGTCCTCTTTATGAAGCGGTTTGTAGAGGTTTGAAGGAAGCAAATTTTGATCACCAAACCACAGAACAAACTGTGACCGTCCTTGGGGTACCTAAGCACGCCAAAGATGCTAGTCAAGGTGTCAATGCAGTCATTCGGCTTGCTAGTTTACTCGCACCTCTCCAACCCCACCCTGCCCTCCATTTTATAGCCGACAAAGCAGGGCAAGATGGTAGAGGGCTTGGAATCTTTGGAGAGGTTACTGATGAACCGTCTGGTTCCCTTTCCTTTAATGTTGCAGGGTTGACCATCAATCCCGATCGCTCCGAAATTCGGATCGACATACGTATACCTGTGCTAGCAGATAAGGAGAAACTGGTGGCACAGCTCACTCAGTGCGCCAAAGACTACCAACTTGACTACCAAGAATTTGACTATCTAGCACCCCTCTATGTCGCAAGAGATAGCCAACTCGTTACTACCCTTATGCAAGTCTACCAAGAAAAAACCGGAGATAAAACTCCTCCTCTCTCATCAGGTGGTGCTACCTTTGCCCGCACCATGCCAAACTGTGTAGCCTTTGGCGCTCTTTTCCCAGGAGCACAACAAACTGAACATCAGGCAAATGAAGCAGCTGTCCTAGACGATCTTTATCACGCTATGGACATCTACGCAGAGGCGGTTTACCGTCTCACAACCTAA